ATAGGATTACCTGCCGGATCGTCGAGCAGGATTTGTTTACCGCCGTTGCCGACAACAATATCGTTGCGAAAGCGCGCCCCAAGCTTACGCAGCGCCTCGACTTCGCGGGCAAGATCAGAGACCTCGAGTTGGATACGGTTCCAGCCGCCCGGCTCCGGTGTTCGGCCATCCGGCATAGGTTGGGCCGCGCCGCCTGCTCCCGAAGGCGTGTTCAACATCAAGCGCAGGTCGCCGCGCGCGAGGCTTGCGAAACCAGGGGCGGGGTGAAGCACGAGGCTGAACCCCAGCAGCTGCGTGTAGAACGTGATGGCCGCGTCAACGTCATCGACGATGTACCGAACGCTTACAGTCGTCATTCGTATCCTCCCTTACGTTCTGGGCCGTGTTCGTTGCCGTGTGCAAGCATCGAGCGTGATGTGCGCTTTGCAGATAGTCTCCTCAATCTCCTGGTTCTTGGCTTGGATTGTCTGACGAACCCGGCGGGTGGGCGCGCGTGACCTTCCAGCCGTCGCGACCACCGCGCCGCCCAGGACTATCCCCCTTCGTCCGCCCGCCGCCCTGCCCGCAGAAGCTGCGCCCAGTCGAGTTCCGCCCAGTCGAGCTCCTCTTCCACCCGCTGGAACGCGGCGTCGCCAATCGTGCCGTCGGCCCGGAGCGCTACCAGGCGCTGCCGCTGGGCTTCGGTCGCGGCGCGCACCATCGCTGGGTCGGCGTCCTGATCGACGGCGGGTGTGGCGGTCGCCGGCGACGCCGTGGAGGACGCGGCGCCGTTCATATCCGCGCTATCGCGGGCGAACTCCGCCTCTGCGCGACGGAGCTGGACGTCGTAACGATACCGAACGAGCTTCGCGGTCGGGGCGCTCGGATACGCCGTTGCGGCCGCG
This genomic interval from Longimicrobium sp. contains the following:
- a CDS encoding VOC family protein, which encodes MTTVSVRYIVDDVDAAITFYTQLLGFSLVLHPAPGFASLARGDLRLMLNTPSGAGGAAQPMPDGRTPEPGGWNRIQLEVSDLAREVEALRKLGARFRNDIVVGNGGKQILLDDPAGNPIELFEPHGG